One genomic segment of Paenibacillus sp. FSL H8-0332 includes these proteins:
- a CDS encoding S-layer homology domain-containing protein — MNSRKYVISISRLLIIIMLFSIFTYTPVPAAAAGEEPSVELNGLIAQAEALKTGNLEFPLQVSQSVYGSVYGSDVNQALPWVHVDELQALNDAIELARNVNTPAEEAIASLKEAIMKFTANIKSDGSDPYFRLDPGPGKVSVKVTAPTNAWKARTPLDNRVPADFAGGSFKTIPYPFTDAQGKAEVLQINYAHNGKSTFGGISLESPLSPAVNVTAGSTIEFDVYYPKSAQGKFMRWRVRNTSDNLDSYLREYQYNNLNPDWVGSYNGESWLKVHHSINASTGNSSNFILELHGENARPAETGMLLVANIEITAPDPKGVALPNVVNKENQSAVAPLKSLYNKENGLFMVGAIGTGPVTGTRANHYEIFVDGNNLKAEGTHPRGPEWLKNVNGEALNGATTAPGLAEYSFPTNSYQAIRDSGTPGQYKSHGHVLAWYNQAPGWMAQMIPANLPSGYNGSANFYGLGNGVTTTVKVDKEMARRVQFNHTMYVMRHFLTTDTKYGSSESRGVIPFNSWDVLNEEVHESRHSELIPQDANSWRTSLKHTNWLAAMSDDQIGGDITDHYIYLLFRNAHIAAPNAKMAEAYKANYANLPEYMKLDGHDTKGSIDSYIVDNPPKLTYNDYGVATRSKARTVYNMVLELNTAWRSDPLYDGRPLIEDIGIQGHDAVGKTLASDNQYAIALYASLVDRGLLSGITYSELDLKVPTDAPGGGATAPAVLNVRQSDALGYQYALLYKTFNKFAPYIDHIISWGVTGSGWQGSYVLFDGQSNANAGYYGAMKPDRFILGHSYLDDYFAGEYQAIENNAIDLGDLGVYTPNSVNADLSSLSLSAGTLEPAFNAATTEYDVSLKDADSITVTAAAADSRSTLKVNDTVVASGTASKAIELTPGTKTDIKIEVTGADGRVKTYTLKVTNSKTETPSTPEPGTPTAAPTPAPTATPVPATPAPGGTYSTSAPVASATPSPAAPLVQGQKVTLPATVNNATASVKVSDLARAKEFIEKNVTLDIPAAQGVNSYSVGLPAAALTNGAKDNKLTISTEFGQVVISGNMLTGTPESSGKEVALEIGKGDKSGLPAEVKAALGDRPIIHLSLKVDGKETAWSNPGAPVTVSVPYQPSADELKNPEMIVIRYMDESGKVMTVPSGRYASKTGMVTFTTTHLGDFAVAYVSKTFTDLGKAAWAKNAVEVLASKDILKTEGGEFHPSMDITRADFLYSLVRALGLTAKADGNFSDVQKNAYYYNELAIAKALGITNGQNNGSFGSDQKITRQDMMVLTERALKLEKKLNTQGTAADLQKFSDKSKVASYAMGSVAAMVKEGLIQGSGNKINPAGNTTKAEAAVFLYRLYNK; from the coding sequence ATGAACAGTAGAAAATATGTAATCAGCATCTCCCGCCTTCTCATTATCATCATGTTGTTCTCCATCTTCACGTATACTCCCGTCCCGGCGGCTGCGGCTGGAGAGGAACCGTCCGTTGAACTGAACGGCCTCATTGCGCAAGCCGAAGCCCTAAAAACCGGTAATCTGGAGTTCCCGCTCCAAGTCAGCCAGTCTGTCTATGGGTCGGTCTATGGTTCCGATGTGAACCAGGCTTTACCATGGGTGCATGTTGACGAGCTCCAAGCTCTGAATGATGCGATTGAGCTCGCACGTAATGTGAACACTCCTGCCGAAGAAGCTATTGCAAGTCTTAAAGAAGCCATAATGAAATTTACTGCAAATATCAAATCTGACGGTTCTGATCCTTATTTCCGTCTTGATCCGGGTCCGGGTAAGGTTTCTGTAAAAGTTACCGCGCCTACGAATGCCTGGAAGGCAAGAACTCCGCTGGATAACCGTGTCCCGGCCGACTTTGCCGGTGGTTCATTCAAGACGATCCCGTATCCTTTTACAGATGCCCAAGGTAAAGCGGAAGTGCTTCAGATAAATTACGCCCACAATGGAAAAAGCACGTTCGGCGGCATCAGTCTGGAATCGCCGTTGTCCCCGGCCGTTAATGTCACAGCGGGATCAACGATTGAATTCGATGTATACTATCCCAAGAGCGCGCAAGGCAAATTCATGAGATGGAGAGTCAGAAATACCAGCGATAACCTCGACAGCTACCTCAGGGAATACCAGTACAACAACCTGAATCCCGACTGGGTGGGCAGCTATAACGGCGAATCCTGGTTGAAGGTGCATCACAGCATTAATGCCTCAACGGGCAATTCCTCGAACTTCATTCTGGAGCTTCATGGCGAGAATGCCCGTCCGGCAGAGACCGGTATGCTGCTTGTTGCCAACATTGAGATTACCGCACCTGACCCGAAAGGCGTTGCGCTTCCGAACGTAGTCAACAAGGAAAACCAGAGTGCCGTAGCTCCTCTAAAGAGTCTGTACAATAAGGAGAATGGCCTGTTCATGGTCGGCGCGATCGGCACCGGGCCCGTAACCGGAACCCGCGCCAATCACTATGAAATCTTCGTCGACGGCAACAATCTGAAGGCCGAGGGTACGCATCCCCGTGGCCCGGAATGGCTGAAGAACGTGAACGGCGAGGCGCTGAACGGCGCAACCACTGCCCCTGGCTTAGCGGAATACAGCTTCCCTACCAATTCTTATCAGGCGATCAGAGATTCGGGAACTCCCGGACAGTACAAGTCTCACGGCCATGTCCTGGCATGGTATAACCAGGCCCCTGGTTGGATGGCGCAGATGATTCCTGCGAACCTTCCTTCCGGTTATAACGGCTCTGCCAATTTCTACGGACTGGGCAATGGCGTTACAACCACGGTTAAGGTAGACAAAGAAATGGCGAGAAGAGTGCAGTTCAACCATACGATGTATGTGATGCGGCACTTCCTGACCACAGATACGAAGTACGGCTCAAGCGAATCCCGTGGCGTCATTCCCTTCAATTCCTGGGATGTACTCAACGAAGAGGTTCACGAGAGCCGCCATAGCGAACTCATCCCGCAGGATGCGAACAGCTGGAGAACGAGCCTGAAACACACCAACTGGCTTGCTGCCATGTCGGATGATCAGATTGGCGGCGACATCACTGACCATTACATTTACCTGCTCTTCCGAAATGCGCACATCGCGGCCCCCAACGCCAAGATGGCGGAAGCTTACAAAGCCAATTACGCTAACCTTCCAGAGTACATGAAGCTGGATGGACACGACACTAAAGGCAGCATTGACAGTTACATCGTTGACAATCCTCCGAAGCTGACCTACAACGATTACGGGGTTGCCACCCGCAGTAAAGCTAGAACCGTATATAACATGGTTCTTGAATTAAATACCGCATGGCGCTCCGATCCGCTGTATGACGGAAGACCCCTGATCGAAGACATCGGAATCCAGGGACATGACGCGGTGGGTAAGACCCTTGCAAGCGACAACCAGTATGCGATAGCTCTCTATGCCTCACTCGTTGACCGTGGTCTGCTGTCGGGTATTACCTATTCAGAGCTTGACCTTAAGGTGCCTACCGATGCCCCCGGAGGAGGCGCGACCGCTCCCGCAGTGCTCAATGTGAGACAGTCGGACGCCCTTGGTTATCAGTACGCGCTGCTGTACAAAACGTTCAATAAGTTCGCCCCGTATATCGATCACATCATCAGCTGGGGCGTAACCGGTTCCGGATGGCAGGGAAGCTATGTCCTGTTTGACGGCCAGAGTAATGCGAATGCCGGTTACTATGGCGCTATGAAGCCGGACCGGTTCATTCTTGGACATTCGTATCTGGATGATTACTTTGCCGGCGAATATCAGGCCATAGAGAACAATGCTATCGACCTTGGCGATCTTGGAGTCTATACACCTAATAGCGTGAACGCTGACCTCAGTAGCTTGTCCCTGAGTGCAGGCACACTAGAGCCAGCGTTCAACGCGGCCACCACAGAGTATGATGTTTCTCTAAAGGATGCTGACAGCATTACCGTGACAGCAGCGGCGGCAGACAGCAGGTCAACCCTTAAAGTAAACGATACGGTGGTTGCCAGCGGTACAGCTTCTAAAGCTATAGAACTCACACCTGGCACTAAAACAGATATAAAGATTGAGGTCACAGGGGCAGACGGCAGGGTCAAGACGTATACCCTGAAAGTAACCAACAGCAAGACGGAGACTCCGTCCACTCCGGAACCAGGAACACCAACTGCAGCACCTACACCTGCACCAACTGCAACACCTGTGCCTGCAACGCCTGCACCTGGTGGAACCTATTCGACGTCTGCACCTGTTGCATCTGCAACACCGTCACCTGCAGCACCACTTGTACAGGGCCAGAAAGTAACCCTGCCGGCGACTGTGAACAATGCGACTGCATCAGTTAAGGTATCGGATCTGGCACGAGCAAAGGAATTCATCGAGAAAAATGTGACGCTGGACATACCAGCGGCGCAAGGAGTGAATTCATACTCGGTAGGCTTGCCTGCCGCAGCGTTGACAAACGGAGCAAAGGATAACAAACTGACCATTTCCACTGAATTCGGTCAGGTTGTCATTTCCGGTAATATGTTGACAGGCACACCTGAAAGCAGCGGCAAGGAAGTAGCGCTGGAGATTGGAAAAGGCGACAAGTCGGGGCTCCCGGCTGAAGTGAAGGCGGCTCTAGGCGATAGACCGATCATTCACCTTAGCCTTAAAGTGGACGGCAAAGAAACAGCCTGGAGCAATCCCGGTGCACCTGTAACCGTATCCGTGCCTTACCAGCCGTCTGCGGATGAATTGAAGAATCCTGAAATGATAGTTATCCGGTACATGGATGAAAGCGGAAAGGTGATGACTGTACCAAGCGGACGTTATGCTTCCAAGACTGGTATGGTAACCTTCACAACTACTCATCTCGGCGATTTCGCAGTAGCTTATGTATCCAAGACATTCACAGATCTCGGAAAGGCAGCATGGGCCAAGAATGCGGTCGAAGTCCTTGCATCCAAGGATATTCTCAAGACTGAGGGCGGTGAATTCCATCCTTCAATGGATATCACCAGAGCAGATTTCCTGTACTCCCTGGTTAGAGCACTTGGCTTGACTGCGAAGGCAGATGGCAATTTCAGCGATGTACAGAAGAATGCTTACTACTATAATGAACTTGCCATTGCCAAGGCGCTTGGGATTACGAATGGCCAGAACAACGGCAGCTTCGGCAGCGATCAGAAGATCACCAGACAGGACATGATGGTGTTGACCGAACGGGCTTTGAAGCTGGAGAAAAAGCTGAATACCCAGGGGACGGCTGCGGATCTGCAGAAATTCTCCGACAAGTCCAAGGTGGCTTCCTATGCGATGGGCAGCGTAGCCGCCATGGTGAAGGAAGGGCTTATCCAAGGCAGCGGTAACAAGATCAATCCGGCCGGCAACACCACCAAAGCAGAAGCGGCGGTATTCCTCTACAGATTGTATAATAAGTAA
- a CDS encoding SDR family oxidoreductase, producing MTIAIVTGGSNGIGRAAALELGKRGISVILTYNSYKERAEDVVKEIEKNAGVRAVALKLDLTQISTFAGFIQEVKESLQNIWNRTSFDYLVNNGGIGGPMLFNEMSEEYFDKILNTNFKGPVFLTQQLAGFIEDAGAIVNTTSSSKTQSFPGYSVYGSLKAAFSTWTRYIAKELAPRQIRVNAVSPGPTHSNFGDGVFDKHPEFIKPLAEQSVFGRIGHPEDIAKVIVSLLSDEFGWVTAQDIEVSGGHLL from the coding sequence ATGACAATTGCGATAGTAACGGGTGGAAGTAATGGCATTGGAAGAGCGGCGGCGCTGGAGCTTGGCAAGCGCGGAATTAGCGTCATTCTCACCTACAATTCCTACAAGGAACGTGCAGAAGATGTTGTTAAGGAAATTGAGAAAAATGCAGGTGTCCGGGCAGTCGCACTGAAGCTGGATCTGACACAGATATCAACCTTTGCAGGCTTTATTCAAGAAGTGAAAGAGAGTCTCCAGAACATTTGGAACCGGACAAGCTTTGATTACTTGGTGAATAATGGCGGTATCGGCGGACCTATGCTGTTCAATGAGATGAGTGAAGAATATTTCGACAAGATTCTGAATACGAATTTCAAAGGACCTGTTTTTCTAACACAACAGCTTGCCGGATTCATAGAGGACGCCGGAGCTATTGTAAATACCACGAGTTCATCCAAAACTCAATCATTTCCGGGCTATTCCGTCTATGGCTCGTTAAAAGCAGCATTCTCAACTTGGACCCGCTATATTGCCAAGGAGCTTGCACCTCGCCAAATTCGGGTCAACGCCGTGTCTCCTGGTCCTACACACAGCAATTTCGGCGATGGAGTATTCGATAAACATCCCGAATTCATTAAGCCTCTGGCGGAGCAATCTGTATTTGGCAGAATCGGCCACCCCGAAGATATAGCGAAGGTTATTGTGAGCTTGTTGTCCGATGAGTTCGGGTGGGTTACAGCCCAGGACATTGAAGTGTCTGGCGGACATTTGCTTTAA
- a CDS encoding helix-turn-helix transcriptional regulator: protein MRKDKGKTQEELAEVFGVTNQAVSKWESGACYPDTALLPEIANYFGVSLDFLFGQPALGPG, encoded by the coding sequence CTGCGCAAGGACAAGGGAAAGACTCAAGAAGAGCTCGCGGAGGTCTTCGGTGTAACCAATCAAGCCGTATCCAAATGGGAAAGCGGGGCTTGCTATCCGGATACCGCTTTATTACCCGAGATCGCTAATTATTTCGGAGTCAGCCTTGACTTTCTATTCGGGCAACCTGCCCTGGGACCCGGATAA
- a CDS encoding AraC family transcriptional regulator — MKNVLEEMMDLMKDAGTRQIETGVPGLSMIKGAIPHHQLAALYEPMIGFTVQGRKILSIGGRSTELAGPSYYVLPVHVPATAVVHPDRDGHPYMSLGLRLNQNVLQSLLRDLQENLLPAASGQFAACDMDIELMEAWLRLLRLSKASRDIPALAPAYEREILYRVLMGPQGGELRQFGQRESDLSRISQIVKWFRSNFMRPIDIGELASKSGMAINTFHRQFKRATGLSPIQFQKQLRLLEARNLIAFEGYPVASAAYHVGYQSPSQFSREYSRFFGASPARDTESLRQIESMRD; from the coding sequence ATGAAAAACGTCCTTGAAGAGATGATGGATCTGATGAAAGATGCGGGCACCAGGCAGATTGAAACCGGAGTACCGGGGCTAAGTATGATTAAGGGAGCGATCCCTCATCATCAGCTTGCAGCGCTATACGAGCCGATGATTGGTTTTACGGTTCAAGGAAGAAAGATTCTATCAATAGGGGGGCGCAGCACGGAACTGGCAGGACCATCGTATTACGTGTTACCCGTGCATGTTCCTGCAACGGCGGTTGTACATCCAGACCGTGATGGCCATCCTTACATGTCCCTTGGTCTCAGGCTGAATCAGAATGTTCTTCAGAGTCTGCTAAGAGATCTCCAAGAGAATCTATTACCGGCTGCTTCCGGGCAATTTGCAGCTTGCGACATGGATATTGAATTGATGGAGGCATGGCTGCGTTTATTGCGATTATCAAAAGCTTCAAGAGATATTCCGGCTCTTGCACCAGCTTATGAGCGCGAAATCCTGTATCGCGTACTGATGGGACCACAAGGAGGGGAGCTGAGGCAATTTGGTCAGCGGGAAAGTGATTTATCCCGGATATCCCAAATTGTAAAATGGTTTCGGAGTAATTTTATGAGGCCCATAGACATTGGTGAGCTGGCATCGAAATCGGGGATGGCTATAAATACCTTTCACCGGCAGTTTAAACGGGCTACGGGGTTAAGTCCTATTCAATTTCAAAAGCAATTAAGGCTCCTGGAGGCCAGAAACCTCATTGCCTTCGAGGGCTATCCAGTAGCAAGTGCTGCATATCATGTTGGCTATCAAAGTCCCTCACAGTTTAGTAGGGAGTATTCCCGGTTCTTCGGTGCATCTCCAGCACGTGACACGGAGAGCTTGAGACAAATTGAAAGCATGAGGGATTAG